ATGATCTCGCCGAGCAGGGCGACCGGGTTGCGCGGCACCGTCCCGTCGGCGGGTACGGCGAGCGCCCGGAAATCCGGGGCGTCCGCCAGCCGGGGGATCGCGTCGCCGTCGAAGAGCCGGGCCGGTGCCGCGTCGGCGGGGCGCATCCGCCACAGCCGGTGCTGCAACGCGCTCCACGTCTCCCAGTCGCTGGCCGACGGGATCCGGGCGACCTCGTTGCCCTCCACCATGCCCGACTCGGCGTTGACCACCGCGTGCCAGCGGGGCAGCGACTGCGCCGCGTCGTTGCGCTCGGCGAGGATCCGCAACGCCTTCGGCAGCGCGATGCGCAGGGTGAACTGGGCGACCAGCGCCGGGCGGCCCCACAGCGCCTCGATGCCCCGCACGTCCTGCGAGGCCAGCACCAGGTGGATGCCCTGCGACCGGCCGCGGCGGGCCAGGTCCTCCAGCAGGTCGGCCGCCTCCCGGGCGACCACGTCCCGGCCGGCCAGCAACATCTGGAACTCGTCGACCACCGCGACGATTCGTGGCCAGTGCCCGGTCGGGTCGACCGCCCGCAACTCGGCCAGCTTGGTCACCTCGTGCTTCTTGGCCGCGTCGGCACGCCGGCGCAGCTCCTCGGCGAGGAACCGCAGCAGCGCCAGCCCGAACTCCCGGTCGGTGTTGACGTTGATGCCGACCAGGCGCATGTGCGGCAACCAGCTCGGATCGCGCCGGCCCTGCGCGAACCGTGCGAAGGACACCCCCTCCTTGAAGTCCAGCAGGTAGAACTCCAGCTCCGCGGGGGAGTAGCGGGCGGCGAGGGCACCGATCCACGCGAAGATCAGGTTGGTCTTGCCGGTGCCGGACGGTCCGCCGATCAGCGCGTGCGGTGGATAGTCGCCAAGCGTCAGCCGGACCGCTCGGCCCTGCGGCCCCTCACCGATCGGCGCGGTCAGCCCGTCGGCGGAGTCCTCCCGCCACATCAGCTCGGGCGGGGGCAGCAGGTCGCCGAACGGGGTCGGTGGTGGGCCCGCGTTCACCCGGGCGGCGATCTCCCGGCAGGTCTCGGTGACCAGCGTCGCCGGTGGCGGCGGGTCCAACCGGACCGGCAGGCCGGACGACCCGCCGATCCGCGCGCCGGACACCCCGGCCACCACCCGGGTCACCGTCGGATCCTCCGGCAACGACACACCGTGGACCACCAGGTGCACCCCGCACGCCGCGCCGGCACGCACGATCCGGTCCAGTTGCCCGCGCTCGTGCCGGTTCAGCTCATCGCCCCCGAGCAGCACCGCCACCCGCCACGGTTCGGGTCGTCGGCCGGTCGCCGCGGCCAGTTCCCGCAACGAGGCGTACTCGCCGGCGAGCACCGTCTCGTTGATCCGGCGGATCTGCTCCACCAGGTCGTCCAGGAGTGGGCTCAGCCCGCCGGGGCCGACGAAGGTGAGCAGCCCTGCCGTGCCCAGCGGGGCGAACCCGGCCAGGCCGCCGCCGAGCTGCTCCGGGTCGTACCCGATCAGTCGTACCGCCCCCGGGTTGCCACGGCCGACGGCCCGCAGCAGCAACGCGGCGACCACCGCGTCGCAGCCGGCGCGGTCGTCCCCGGAGAGGTGCACG
The nucleotide sequence above comes from Micromonospora luteifusca. Encoded proteins:
- a CDS encoding FtsK/SpoIIIE domain-containing protein, giving the protein MADRRGQLARRVRDTLAEALGATRTRLSAAQSELTAGRERLARVQRAAAAVPERVGAQRDRRIAEIDARYSTRIAELARRAADAARQEAPGCAGADWAGWAPTPARRAEPPGALRVGTVRIDGVDPVPALVPLLDAGHVHLSGDDRAGCDAVVAALLLRAVGRGNPGAVRLIGYDPEQLGGGLAGFAPLGTAGLLTFVGPGGLSPLLDDLVEQIRRINETVLAGEYASLRELAAATGRRPEPWRVAVLLGGDELNRHERGQLDRIVRAGAACGVHLVVHGVSLPEDPTVTRVVAGVSGARIGGSSGLPVRLDPPPPATLVTETCREIAARVNAGPPPTPFGDLLPPPELMWREDSADGLTAPIGEGPQGRAVRLTLGDYPPHALIGGPSGTGKTNLIFAWIGALAARYSPAELEFYLLDFKEGVSFARFAQGRRDPSWLPHMRLVGINVNTDREFGLALLRFLAEELRRRADAAKKHEVTKLAELRAVDPTGHWPRIVAVVDEFQMLLAGRDVVAREAADLLEDLARRGRSQGIHLVLASQDVRGIEALWGRPALVAQFTLRIALPKALRILAERNDAAQSLPRWHAVVNAESGMVEGNEVARIPSASDWETWSALQHRLWRMRPADAAPARLFDGDAIPRLADAPDFRALAVPADGTVPRNPVALLGEIIDVQSRSAALRLPRAPGRNLAVLGTRVDEACAVLDAAARSLARQHPPGTARFSIACLDPDADPIARALYDDLADDAAWYDEETVGELMAETADALTGPGSPHYLLLFAVDAAAGALAARAGRRSGLEQLRRIMHDGPERRTHVLAWWRGVARMRADLGGPAARTDQIGAWVALDAHGGELGASLYPGTGGPDWYPRPWRGLFFDRAVHRTGQVIIPYGPSR